Proteins found in one Mangifera indica cultivar Alphonso chromosome 15, CATAS_Mindica_2.1, whole genome shotgun sequence genomic segment:
- the LOC123197226 gene encoding bifunctional bis(5'-adenosyl)-triphosphatase/adenylylsulfatase FHIT: MLKVLALLRSSNAFISSSRRCYISHPSKRCCFISTIKMSTEAYQFGPYTIDAKEVFCSTNLSFAMVNLRPVVPGHVLIVPKREVKRVVDLTAEETCDLWLMAQRVGKQLEIYHKASSLTFTIQDGPEAGQTVAHVHIHILPRKSGDFERNDEIYDAIDVKEKELQQKLDLDKERKDRSFEEMTQEADEYRSLFI, translated from the exons ATGTTAAAGGTACTGGCATTGCTGCGCTCCTCCAACGCATTCATAAGCAGTAGCCGGCGGTGCTATATTTCACACCCATCAAAACGGTGCTGTTTCATCTCCACAATCAAG ATGTCGACGGAGGCTTACCAGTTCGGCCCTTATACAATCGACGCAAAGGAAGTCTTTTGTTCCACCAATCTCTCCTTTGCCATGGTCAACTTGCGCCCTGTGGTTCCTGGt CATGTGCTTATCGTCCCAAAACGTGAAGTGAAACGTGTTGTTGATCTCACTGCCGAGGAGACTTGTGATTTATGGCTCATGGCACAAAGAGTTGGCAAACAACTTGAAATTTACCACAAAGCTTCATCACTCACATTCACTATTCAA GACGGGCCTGAGGCTGGACAGACTGTCGCCCATGTTCACATCCATATTCTGCCACGGAAAAGTGGTGACTTTGAGAGGAATGATGAGATTTATGATGCA ATAGATGTGAAGGAGAAGGAATTGCAGCAGAAGCTTGATTTAGACAAGGAAAGGAAGGACAGAAGCTTTGAGGAGATGACACAGGAGGCAGATGAATACAGATCGCTTTTCATATAG
- the LOC123197714 gene encoding villin-3, with amino-acid sequence MSASAKSLDPAFQGVGQRLGTEIWRIENFQPVPLPKSDYGKFYMGDCYIILQTSSGRGGAYLYDIHFWIGKDSSQDEAGTAAIKTIELDAVLGGRAVQHREIQGHESDKFLSYFKPCIIPLEGGVASGFRKPEEEEFETRLYVCKGKRVVRMKQVPFARSSLNHDDVFILDTQDKIYQFNGANSNIQERAKALEVIQFLKDKYHEGKCNVAIVDDGKLDTESDSGEFWVLFGGFAPIGKKVASEDDIVPERTPAKLYSIEDGQAMLVEGELSKSMLENNKCYLLDRGNEIYVWVGRVTQVEERKVAGQAVEEFLASQNRPKSTRITRVIQGYETHAFKSNFDSWPSGSATSGTEEGRGKVAALLKQQGGVIKGMNKSTPTIEEVPPLLEGGGKMEVWCINGSAKTPLPNEDIGKFYSGDCYIVLYTYHSGDRKEDYFLCCWIGTDSVEEDQKMAARLANTMCNSLKGRPVQGRIFQGKEPPQFVALFQPMVVLKGGLSSGYKKYIEDKGLTDETYTAESIALIRISGTSIHNNKAVQVDAVGTSLNSTECFLLQSGNSIFAWHGKESTSQHQQLAAKVAEFLKPGVSIKHSKEGTESSAFWFALGGKQSYTSKKVSAEVVRDPHLFTFSFNKGKFEVEEVYNFSQDDLLTEDILLLDTHAEVFVWVGQSVDSKEKQNAFEIGQNYINIAASLEGLSPKVPLYKVTEGSEPCFFTTFFSWDSTKATVQGNSFQKKVALLFGVSHVAEDKSNISQGGQTQRASALAALSTAFNPSSGKFNSTPGSKGSATKPSSAGRGSQRAAAVAALSSVLTAEKKRSPDASPPPETNPPSESGQSESDSQEVAEVKEAEEVELVSERNGEEQTSQADNGTESVLSTFSYDQLKSKSENPVTGIDFKRREAYLSDEEFETVFGMTKEAFYKLPKWKQDMQKKKVYLF; translated from the exons ATGTCTGCCTCTGCAAAGTCTTTGGATCCTGCATTTCAAGGAGTGGGTCAAAGGCT GGGCACTGAAATCTggagaattgaaaattttcaaccgGTTCCATTGCCTAAGTCTGACTATGGAAAATTCTACATGGGAGATTGCTACATCATCTTGCAG ACATCAAGTGGCAGGGGAGGTGCTTATCTGTATGACATACATTTCTGGATTGGAAAAGATTCAAGTCAG gatgaagCTGGAACAGCGGCTATTAAAACAATTGAACTTGATGCTGTTCTTGGAGGGCGTGCAGTGCAGCATAGGGAAATTCAAGGACATGAATCtgacaaatttttatcatattttaaaccTTGTATTATACCGTTAGAGGGAGGTGTTGCATCTGGATTCAGAAAACCTGAGGAAGAAGAGTTTGAAACACGCCTTTATGTATGCAAAGGAAAACGAGTTGTCAGGATGAAGCAG GTTCCTTTTGCTCGGTCTTCACTAAATCATGATGATGTGTTTATCCTGGACACTCAGGATAAGATTTATCAATTCAATGGTGCAAATTCCAATATACAGGAAAGGGCCAAGGCTTTGGAAGTAATTCAATTTTTGAAGGACAAGTATCATGAGGGGAAGTGCAATGTTGCAATTGTTG ATGATGGTAAATTAGACACAGAGTCCGATTCAGGTGAATTTTGGGTTCTCTTTGGTGGTTTTGCTCCAATTGGCAAGAAGGTTGCTAGTGAAGATGATATTGTTCCAGAAAGGACCCCTGCTAAACTTTACAG CATTGAAGATGGTCAAGCTATGCTTGTAGAGGGTGAACTCTCCAAATCCATGttggaaaacaataaatgtTATCTACTGGATCGTGGCAATGAAATATATGTTTGGGTTGGCCGGGTAACTCAAGTGGAGGAGAGAAAAGTTGCTGGTCAAGCTGTTGAG GAATTTCTTGCTAGCCAAAATAGGCCAAAATCAACAAGGATAACCAGGGTCATCCAAGGTTATGAGACACATGCATTTAAGTCAAACTTTGATTCTTGGCCATCAGGTTCAGCAACTTCTGGTACTGAGGAGGGAAGGGGGAAAGTAGCAG CTTTGTTGAAGCAACAAGGTGGTGTTATCAAAGGCATGAACAAAAGTACTCCAACAATTGAGGAAGTCCCACCTTTGCTTGAAGGAGGTGGAAAGATGGAG GTATGGTGCATTAATGGAAGTGCCAAGACTCCCTTGCCCAACGAGGATATTGGGAAATTTTACAGTGGAGACTGCTACATTGTGCTTTATACTTATCACTCAGGTGATAGGAAGGAAGATTACTTTTTATGTTGTTGGATTGGCACTGATAGCGTTGAG GAGGACCAAAAGATGGCTGCTCGGTTGGCTAATACAATGTGCAACTCACTGAAGGGAAGACCTGTTCAG GGTCGGATATTTCAAGGTAAAGAGCCACCACAATTTGTTGCCCTCTTTCAACCTATGGTGGTCCTTAAG GGTGGTTTGAGCTCTGGTTACAAAAAGTACATAGAGGACAAAGGTTTAACAGATGAAACTTATACAGCAGAAAGTATTGCACTCATTCGGATATCTGGAACTTCCATTCATAACAATAAGGCAGTGCAAGTTGATGCG GTGGGTACATCATTGAACTCTACTGAGTGTTTCCTCTTGCAATCTGGCAATTCCATTTTCGCTTGGCATGGAAAAGAAAGCACCTCCCAGCATCAGCAATTGGCTGCAAAAGTTGCTGAATTTTTGAAG CCAGGTGTTTCTATAAAACATTCCAAAGAAGGGACAGAGAGCTCTGCTTTCTGGTTTGCACTAGGAGGGAAACAAAGTTACACCAGCAAAAAGGTTTCTGCAGAAGTCGTCAGAGATCCTCACTTGTTTACATTTTCGTTTAATAAAG GAAAGTTTGAG GTTGAGGAAGTTTACAACTTCTCACAAGATGATCTGCTGACTGAGGATATTTTGCTGCTTGACACACATGCTGAAGTGTTTGTTTGGGTTGGTCAGTCTGTAGACTCCAAAGAAAAGCAaaatgcttttgaaattggCCAG AATTACATAAACATTGCTGCATCTCTGGAGGGATTGTCTCCTAAAGTTCCACTATACAAAGTCACTGAAGGAAGTGAGCCATGCTTCTTCACAACATTCTTTTCATGGGATTCAACAAAAGCTACC GTTCAAGGAAACTCATTCCAGAAGAAGGTGGCATTGCTCTTTGGGGTTAGCCATGTTGCAGAG gATAAGTCAAACATAAGCCAGGGGGGACAAACTCAAAGAGCTTCTGCCTTAGCTGCCTTATCCACTGCTTTTAATCCATCTTCTGGGAAATTCAATTCG ACACCAGGAAGCAAAGGTTCTGCTACAAAACCTTCAAGCGCTGGCCGGGGATCACAAAGAGCAGCAGCAGTAGCGGCTCTTTCCTCAGTTCTTACTGCTGAAAAGAAGAGATCACCTGATGCTTCTCCTCCTCCAGAAACTAACCCTCCTT CTGAATCTGGGCAGTCAGAATCAGATTCTCAAGAAGTTGCTGAGGTTAAGGAGGCTGAGGAAGTTGAGCTGGTATCTGAAAGGAATGGAGAGGAACAGACTTCACAGGCTGATAATGGCACTGAATCAGTTTTAAGTACGTTCAGTTATGATCAACTGAAGTCCAAATCTGAGAACCCGGTTACTGGGATTGATTTTAAACGAAGAGAG GCCTATCTGTCAGACGAGGAGTTTGAGACTGTGTTTGGGATGACAAAAGAAGCATTTTATAAGTTACCAAAATGGAAGCAAGACATGCAAAAGAAGAAAGTTTATCTATTCTAG